One Aegilops tauschii subsp. strangulata cultivar AL8/78 chromosome 7, Aet v6.0, whole genome shotgun sequence genomic window carries:
- the LOC109742722 gene encoding BTB/POZ and MATH domain-containing protein 2-like, which produces MSSFAGVSVVDDVDLCPPCAWSACETSADCGHHLLVVQGYSGAKEKAPTGESIISRPFRVGCHTWQIELFHNGDSPSCADFVSLYVCRLDDYLNNAVEAKFSLSFIDQAERQKLVYILGTETCSFPHGGSRGHRKFMRKDALERSENMKRDGFTIRCDIMVCSAEDDAAGGTAPPRYICQHFNTLLESKVGADVTFEVSGETFAAHRCVLAARSTVFMAQLFGPMKEGTTSSVIRIEDMEAKVFRALLRFIYTDSFPEMEKEGMLEEAQDVEQGQEEDEMRLQWLRGLFTAADRYDLQHLKFICEKRLSEDIGVSLVAATLVLAEQHDCSGLKMACFNFIEAQSSSCLKRVMSTNGWGHLMMTYPSILNEVIAKLASKK; this is translated from the coding sequence ATGTCGTCGTTCGCCGGCGTGTCGGTCGTCGACGACGTCGATCTGTGCCCCCCTTGCGCCTGGTCGGCCTGCGAAACCAGCGCTGACTGCGGCCACCACCTACTCGTGGTCCAGGGCTACTCAGGCGCCAAGGAGAAGGCGCCcaccggggagagcatcatctcCCGGCCCTTCAGGGTCGGATGCCACACGTGGCAGATCGAGCTCTTCCATAACGGCGACAGTCCAAGCTGCGCCGACTTCGTCTCTCTCTACGTCTGCCGCCTCGACGACTACCTCAACAATGCCGTGGAGGCCAAGTTCAGTCTCAGTTTCATCGACCAGGCCGAGAGGCAGAAGCTGGTGTACATTCTTGGGACCGAGACGTGCAGCTTCCCCCATGGCGGTTCGCGGGGCCACCGCAAGTTCATGAGGAAAGACGCCCTTGAACGATCGGAGAATATGAAGCGTGATGGTTTCACCATCCGCTGCGACATCATGGTATGCAGCGCGGAGGATGACGCCGCTGGTGGCACTGCCCCGCCTCGCTACATATGCCAGCATTTTAACACTCTCCTTGAAAGTAAGGTGGGTGCTGATGTGACGTTCGAGGTCAGCGGCGAGACATTCGCTGCACACCGGTGCGTGCTTGCTGCCCGGTCGACGGTCTTCATGGCGCAGCTCTTTGGCCCCATGAAGGAGGGCACCACGTCCAGTGTCATACGGATCGAAGACATGGAAGCAAAAGTGTTCAGGGCTCTGCTTAGATTCATCTACACAGACTCTTTTCCTGAGATGGAGAAGGAAGGCATGCTGGAGGAAGCACAAGATGTGGAACAAGGACAAGAAGAGGATGAAATGCGGCTACAATGGCTGCGAGGCTTATTTACGGCGGCAGACAGATATGACCTCCAACACCTCAAGTTCATATGTGAAAAGCGGTTGTCTGAGGACATAGGTGTGAGCTTAGTGGCGGCCACTCTTGTTCTGGCCGAGCAGCACGACTGCAGCGGGTTGAAGATGGCGTGCTTCAATTTTATTGAAGCTCAATCTTCCTCCTGTTTGAAAAGGGTAATGTCAACTAATGGATGGGGGCATTTAATGATGACTTACCCCTCTATTTTGAATGAGGTCATTGCCAAGCTTGCttcgaaaaaatga
- the LOC109742720 gene encoding BTB/POZ and MATH domain-containing protein 2-like yields the protein MRKDALERSENMKRDGFTIRCDIMVCSAEDDAAGGTAPPRYICQHFNTLLESKVGADVTFEVSGETFAAHRCVLAARSTVFMAQLFGPMKEGTTSSVIRIEDMEAKVFRALLRFIYTDSFPEMEKEGMQEEAQDVEQGQEEDEMRLQWLRGLFTAADRYDLQHLKFICEKRLSEDIGVSSVAATLVLAEQHDCSGLKMACFKFIQAQSSSCLKRYQKDATYGQIVSLWNGWSAISGVELHCSPVQVP from the exons ATGAGGAAAGACGCCCTTGAACGATCGGAGAATATGAAGCGTGATGGTTTCACCATCCGCTGCGACATCATGGTATGCAGCGCGGAGGATGACGCCGCTGGTGGCACTGCCCCGCCTCGCTACATATGCCAGCATTTTAACACTCTCCTTGAAAGTAAGGTGGGTGCTGATGTGACGTTCGAGGTCAGCGGCGAGACATTCGCTGCACACCGGTGCGTGCTTGCTGCCCGGTCGACGGTCTTCATGGCGCAGCTCTTTGGCCCCATGAAGGAGGGCACCACGTCCAGTGTCATACGGATCGAAGACATGGAGGCAAAAGTGTTCAGGGCTCTGCTTAGATTCATCTACACAGACTCTTTTCCTGAGATGGAGAAGGAAGGCATGCAGGAGGAAGCACAAGATGTGGAACAAGGACAAGAAGAGGATGAAATGCGGCTGCAATGGCTGCGAGGCTTATTTACGGCGGCAGACAGATATGACCTCCAACACCTCAAGTTCATCTGTGAAAAGCGGTTGTCTGAGGACATAGGTGTGAGCTCGGTGGCGGCCACTCTTGTTCTGGCCGAGCAGCACGACTGCAGCGGGTTGAAGATGGCGTGCTTCAAGTTTATTCAAGCTCAATCTTCCTCCTGTTTGAAAAGG TATCAGAAAGATGCAACATATGGGCAAATTGTCTCTTTATGGAATGGATGGTCTGCTATTTCAGGTGTAGAACTGCATTGCAGCCCTGTGCAAGTTCCCTAG
- the LOC109742742 gene encoding putative germin-like protein 2-3 — protein MAIRVLLLAGALLAFACSHGATASDPSHLQDFCVADKTSPVRVNGLACKAAKEVVVEDFYFSGLHVAGNTTNKQGSAVTAVNVAQIGGLNTMGVSLVRIDYAPFGLNPPHTHPRSTEILTVLEGCLHVGFVTSNPENKHFEKVLNKGDVFVFPKGLVHYQYNNRTTGAVAIAALSSQNPGVITIANAVFGAEPSIPAGITTKAFQVEKSTVDWIQAQF, from the exons ATGGCCATTCGAGTGTTGCTCCTTGCAGGAGCTCTCCTGGCCTTTGCATGCTCGCATGGCGCCACCGCCTCCGATCCCAGCCATCTCCAGGACTTCTGCGTCGCTGACAAGACATCTCCAG TGCGTGTCAACGGACTGGCTTGCAAGGCCGCGAAAGAGGTCGTCGTCGAGGACTTCTACTTCTccggcctccacgtggccggcaACACGACGAACAAGCAGGGCTCAGCGGTGACCGCCGTCAACGTCGCGCAGATCGGTGGACTGAACACCATGGGTGTCTCCCTCGTCCGCATCGACTATGCACCGTTCGGCCTCAACCCTCCCCACACCCATCCGCGTTCCACTGAGATTTTGACCGTGCTAGAGGGTTGCCTGCACGTCGGTTTCGTGACGTCGAACCCCGAGAACAAACACTTTGAGAAGGTTCTCAACAAGGGAGATGTGTTTGTGTTTCCTAAGGGCCTCGTTCATTACCAGTACAACAACAGGACTACTGGTGCAGTAGCTATTGCGGCGCTGAGCAGCCAGAACCCTGGAGTGATCACGATAGCCAACGCGGTGTTTGGAGCCGAGCCTTCCATCCCGGCCGGTATTACTACCAAGGCCTTCCAAGTGGAGAAGAGCACGGTGGATTGGATCCAGGCACAGTTCTAA